One stretch of Tepidibacter hydrothermalis DNA includes these proteins:
- a CDS encoding HAMP domain-containing sensor histidine kinase: MKATNKKSYFNILVRDFLRFVVVVLVLIFIILLIREETVDISMRKYLESTYEYVPSSILNGEYSKLKSDKKLGSKGFFEILNEKNEVIYIDPKHEPIEFTFEELALIPNENNRPIITKEEYREFDSKRYTQLTFEYYEKLKKTYQTVVVVDENLKLNFSDIPDMIQEFTQDEFDLLSGVYNDSYEVSKLSFIDNEGDSYSVVFFREYSPLNVISTSLEGTLAYSLFAFIVFFIAAALVYLINLDKKVKVPLLLLSEAIDEFSHGKREKLITYKGPHEFERVCKEFNAMAIKLNEAEKKQFEIEEEKKKIIADISHDLKTPITVIQGFAKALIDKKIDETDSMKYLECIYNKSHSMSELISAFSEYSKLDRPDFKLDDVSGNISEFIRAYFIDKFDELELLGYKLDIEIAEREIYLKYDCFQMKRVLDNIISNTTKYSPKGTTIYFRLKESNKEISIMIGDNGPGISKELQKMIFDPFVVGNDSRTTASGSGLGMAIVDKIIKSHNGTIEFVSGKSSKMTVLYEIKIPK, from the coding sequence TTGAAAGCAACTAATAAAAAAAGTTATTTTAATATACTTGTTAGGGATTTTTTGAGATTTGTTGTCGTTGTTTTAGTACTGATTTTTATTATTTTATTAATTAGAGAAGAAACTGTAGATATCAGCATGAGAAAATATCTAGAATCAACGTATGAATATGTACCAAGTTCCATTTTGAACGGAGAATATTCGAAACTAAAAAGTGATAAAAAACTTGGGAGTAAAGGTTTTTTTGAAATACTAAATGAAAAGAATGAAGTTATTTATATAGATCCAAAACATGAGCCAATAGAATTTACATTTGAAGAGTTGGCGTTGATTCCAAATGAAAACAATCGACCAATTATTACAAAAGAAGAGTATCGAGAATTTGATTCAAAGAGGTATACTCAGCTTACTTTTGAATATTATGAGAAACTAAAAAAAACATATCAGACAGTTGTTGTTGTAGATGAAAATTTGAAACTGAATTTTTCAGATATACCTGATATGATACAAGAATTCACACAAGATGAGTTTGACTTACTAAGTGGTGTGTACAATGATAGTTATGAAGTTTCTAAATTATCTTTTATTGATAATGAAGGAGACTCGTATTCTGTTGTATTCTTCAGAGAGTATAGTCCATTGAATGTTATATCAACTTCACTTGAGGGTACCTTAGCTTATAGCTTATTTGCATTTATCGTTTTCTTTATCGCAGCTGCCCTTGTATATCTCATTAATCTAGATAAAAAAGTGAAGGTACCTCTGCTTTTGTTAAGTGAAGCAATTGATGAGTTTTCTCATGGAAAAAGAGAAAAACTGATAACTTATAAAGGACCTCATGAATTTGAACGTGTATGTAAAGAATTTAATGCAATGGCCATAAAATTGAACGAAGCAGAGAAAAAGCAATTTGAAATTGAAGAAGAAAAGAAAAAGATAATTGCGGATATTTCTCATGACTTAAAGACACCGATAACGGTGATTCAGGGATTTGCAAAGGCGCTCATAGATAAAAAAATTGACGAAACGGATAGTATGAAATACTTAGAGTGTATATATAATAAGTCTCACTCAATGTCGGAATTGATCAGTGCTTTTAGCGAATATAGTAAGCTTGATAGACCTGATTTCAAGTTAGATGATGTATCTGGGAATATAAGCGAATTTATTAGAGCATACTTTATAGACAAATTCGATGAACTAGAATTATTGGGTTATAAACTAGATATAGAAATCGCAGAAAGGGAGATATATTTAAAATATGATTGTTTTCAGATGAAGCGTGTGCTTGATAATATTATTTCGAACACTACTAAATATTCACCTAAAGGCACAACAATTTATTTTAGGTTGAAAGAATCTAACAAAGAAATCAGTATTATGATAGGAGACAACGGACCTGGAATTTCTAAAGAATTGCAAAAAATGATCTTTGATCCTTTTGTTGTTGGGAATGATTCTAGGACAACTGCAAGTGGTTCGGGATTAGGAATGGCGATAGTTGATAAAATAATTAAATCACATAATGGTACAATTGAATTTGTATCAGGAAAGAGCAGCAAAATGACGGTTTTGTATGAAATAAAAATACCCAAATAG
- a CDS encoding response regulator transcription factor, with translation MKEKILIAEDDKDISQIIELYLSSEGYEVTIVDNGLDGLNAIQNEQFDLAIFDIMMPEIDGFKLTREIRKDSNIPILIISAKSEISDKILGLNIGADDYITKPFDPLEVVARVNANVRRNKSFNELKNKTNNVFKIKNLTLENDTCRLFKDDLEITLTATEYKIMSLLMKNPNRIFSKIQIAEHLSGEYFEPYAHTITVHISHLREKIGVDDNGNKYIKTVKGLGYKIESN, from the coding sequence ATGAAAGAGAAAATTTTAATAGCGGAAGATGATAAGGATATATCTCAGATTATTGAATTGTATCTATCAAGTGAGGGGTACGAAGTAACAATTGTAGATAATGGATTAGATGGATTGAATGCTATTCAAAATGAGCAGTTTGATTTAGCTATATTTGATATTATGATGCCTGAAATAGATGGCTTTAAATTAACTAGAGAGATAAGAAAGGATAGCAATATACCAATACTTATAATTTCAGCTAAATCAGAAATCAGTGATAAAATTTTAGGCTTAAATATTGGTGCTGATGACTACATAACAAAACCTTTCGACCCACTAGAGGTTGTAGCACGGGTAAATGCTAATGTGCGAAGAAATAAAAGCTTCAATGAATTAAAAAATAAAACGAATAATGTCTTTAAGATAAAAAATCTAACATTAGAAAATGATACGTGTAGATTGTTTAAAGATGATTTAGAAATTACGCTAACCGCTACTGAGTATAAAATAATGAGTTTGTTGATGAAAAATCCAAATAGGATATTTTCAAAAATACAGATAGCTGAACATCTTTCTGGAGAATATTTTGAACCTTATGCACATACCATTACAGTCCATATTTCACATCTGCGCGAGAAAATTGGAGTAGATGATAATGGGAATAAGTATATCAAAACAGTAAAAGGGTTGGGGTATAAAATTGAAAGCAACTAA
- a CDS encoding PhzF family isomerase has protein sequence MKRKYNLYQIDSFTKEKFTGNPAGVITNADGLTSDDMQKIARELNNSETAFIFSSKSNEYDAHIRFFTPTNEVPICGHATIAAHYARAIENKLDTSTVYHKTGAGILPVDIIKKNDDYKIVMTQGKIEFGSIIDGVNKKDLISALNISSDDLLENYEVQIVSTGHSKVMIGIKSIKTLNKIKPNYEALSKLSTIIKCNGYYVFTIDSEDSDILIHGRMFAPAIGINEDPVTGNANGPLGAYLVHHNLVKHNNCLFKFKAKQGEAMKRPGIIEVEVRVEDKEPVEVKVYGNAVIIFKSGLSL, from the coding sequence ATGAAAAGAAAATATAATTTATATCAAATTGACTCATTTACAAAGGAAAAATTTACGGGAAATCCAGCTGGAGTAATAACAAATGCTGATGGATTAACGTCGGATGATATGCAGAAGATAGCCAGAGAACTTAATAATTCTGAGACAGCTTTTATTTTTTCTTCAAAAAGTAATGAGTATGATGCACATATACGTTTTTTTACTCCAACAAATGAAGTTCCAATTTGTGGACATGCTACTATTGCAGCTCATTATGCTCGTGCTATTGAAAACAAACTAGATACTTCAACAGTTTATCATAAGACAGGTGCTGGAATATTACCTGTTGATATAATAAAGAAAAATGATGATTATAAAATAGTTATGACACAGGGGAAAATTGAGTTTGGTAGTATCATTGATGGAGTAAATAAAAAAGATCTTATATCAGCACTTAATATAAGTAGTGATGACTTGCTAGAAAACTATGAGGTACAGATTGTTTCAACAGGTCACTCTAAAGTTATGATTGGCATAAAAAGCATTAAAACTTTAAATAAAATAAAACCAAATTATGAGGCACTTTCTAAATTGAGTACAATTATTAAGTGTAATGGATATTATGTTTTTACAATTGATTCTGAGGATAGTGATATTTTAATACATGGAAGAATGTTTGCACCGGCCATAGGTATAAATGAAGACCCTGTGACTGGTAATGCAAATGGTCCTTTGGGGGCATATCTTGTTCATCATAATTTGGTTAAGCACAATAATTGTTTATTCAAATTTAAGGCTAAACAAGGTGAAGCTATGAAGCGACCAGGAATTATTGAGGTTGAGGTTAGAGTAGAAGATAAAGAACCTGTAGAAGTTAAAGTTTATGGAAATGCAGTGATAATATTTAAGTCTGGACTGTCATTATAG
- a CDS encoding flavodoxin family protein translates to MKILTINGSPRKDGCCAKLLKKIAEGAREKGGEVVNFQPNKMKIMGCQACMICKKEKRCVINDEMVKIYNAVDESDVIVVGVPIYFHEMSSQLKTVVDRFYSYMNMDANFDFTTTMKKGKKCVLVVPYGNHDKTVYKEYIKSLEDRFKFFGFDDVEIFVASDSMSEHTEYLEKCYNIGLSLSK, encoded by the coding sequence ATGAAAATTTTAACTATCAATGGTAGTCCAAGAAAAGATGGATGTTGTGCGAAATTGCTCAAAAAAATCGCTGAAGGAGCAAGGGAAAAAGGAGGGGAAGTAGTTAATTTTCAACCCAACAAAATGAAAATAATGGGTTGCCAAGCTTGTATGATTTGTAAGAAAGAGAAGAGATGTGTTATTAATGATGAAATGGTTAAAATCTACAATGCTGTTGATGAATCAGATGTAATAGTAGTTGGGGTTCCTATCTATTTTCATGAAATGAGTTCTCAACTAAAAACTGTTGTTGACAGATTTTACTCATATATGAATATGGATGCTAATTTCGATTTCACTACCACTATGAAAAAAGGTAAAAAATGTGTATTGGTTGTACCATATGGAAATCATGATAAAACTGTCTATAAAGAATATATTAAATCATTAGAAGATAGATTTAAGTTTTTTGGTTTTGATGATGTTGAAATATTTGTTGCAAGTGATTCAATGTCTGAGCACACTGAGTATCTAGAGAAGTGCTATAATATAGGACTTTCTCTTTCAAAGTAA
- a CDS encoding AraC family transcriptional regulator, translating into MYQNIIIDAINFIKEHLEEDLTVEDIAKHCHFSKYYFNRIFKQEVGESVYAFIKRLKLEGSAMKIITDSDKSITEVSAQYGYSSSNYSAAFRKHYSSSPREYKQYFTESVIKKRQGHYTNLTGKNFDHFDKQMKKTSIEDIKVIYRRFIGDYRNLHNYWERFFDKYGECYGESSIRIEISYDDPVVTSPDRCITDLCITTNKPMNSLYNTKIIKGGSYLIYHFDGPNKEIFGTFQGLMGIWIPRSKLYFDLDDRKIFSIMELTDKDNDHYIFDIYIPYKKSTNSEV; encoded by the coding sequence ATGTATCAAAATATAATTATTGATGCTATAAATTTCATAAAAGAACATTTGGAAGAAGACCTTACTGTAGAGGATATCGCTAAACACTGCCACTTCTCAAAGTACTACTTCAATAGGATCTTCAAACAGGAAGTTGGAGAGAGTGTGTATGCTTTTATAAAGCGGCTTAAACTAGAGGGAAGTGCGATGAAAATTATCACAGATAGTGATAAATCTATTACTGAAGTAAGTGCACAATATGGGTATAGCTCATCAAACTACAGCGCAGCTTTTAGAAAACACTATAGTAGTTCTCCTAGAGAGTATAAACAGTATTTCACTGAAAGTGTCATTAAAAAGAGACAAGGGCATTATACCAACCTAACCGGCAAAAACTTTGATCACTTCGATAAGCAGATGAAGAAGACATCAATAGAGGACATAAAAGTAATCTATCGACGTTTCATAGGTGATTACAGAAATCTGCATAATTATTGGGAAAGATTTTTCGACAAGTATGGAGAGTGTTATGGAGAGTCTAGCATTAGAATCGAAATCTCTTACGATGATCCTGTTGTTACTTCGCCAGATAGATGCATAACTGACTTATGTATTACAACGAACAAGCCAATGAATAGCCTATACAATACAAAAATCATAAAAGGTGGTTCATATCTTATCTACCATTTTGATGGACCAAACAAAGAGATATTTGGAACATTTCAAGGTTTGATGGGGATTTGGATTCCTAGATCTAAGCTTTATTTTGATCTGGATGATAGAAAAATATTTAGCATAATGGAGCTAACTGATAAAGACAATGATCATTATATTTTTGATATCTACATTCCATATAAGAAGAGCACGAATTCAGAAGTATAA
- the rlmH gene encoding 23S rRNA (pseudouridine(1915)-N(3))-methyltransferase RlmH — MNIKLVTVGKIKEKYLKLGIDEFTKRLSKYCKLEIVELNDEKAPENLSEKEMIMIKDKEGKKILSHVKDTTYAIALAIDGKNLSSEELADKLNNLSIMGKSNVTFIIGGSLGLSDEVLKRADFKLSFSKMTFPHQLMRLILLEQVYRSFRIIKGEPYHK, encoded by the coding sequence ATGAATATAAAATTAGTTACTGTAGGAAAAATCAAAGAAAAATATTTAAAACTTGGAATAGATGAATTTACTAAAAGGTTATCTAAGTATTGTAAGTTAGAAATAGTTGAGCTTAATGATGAGAAGGCTCCTGAGAATTTAAGCGAAAAAGAAATGATTATGATAAAAGATAAAGAAGGAAAAAAAATATTATCTCATGTAAAGGATACTACTTATGCTATAGCGCTTGCTATTGATGGAAAGAACTTATCTTCAGAAGAATTAGCTGATAAGCTAAACAATCTTAGTATAATGGGAAAGAGCAATGTAACATTTATAATAGGTGGATCGCTAGGCCTTTCTGATGAAGTGTTAAAGAGAGCTGATTTTAAGCTTTCATTCTCAAAAATGACATTCCCGCACCAGCTTATGAGACTGATACTTCTAGAACAAGTGTATAGAAGCTTTAGAATAATTAAGGGTGAACCATACCATAAGTAA
- a CDS encoding tetratricopeptide repeat protein, giving the protein MKRVVINRLIYLTLICIGVFLAIKDMYYIIAIPVIMWLLVERVYWKSFYEGKKMLYKKQFKSAAGKFEFFLKELEDKPWLNNLKMFNIGIYTHNLQAQCYNNIGICYLESKSYKKATKHFNKAIELDDMFCIPYYNLAIIKLIHDNEEEAGDYLLQSIKRGYNKVKLKQLKGYVMMKYKM; this is encoded by the coding sequence GTGAAACGAGTTGTAATAAATAGGCTTATATATCTAACGCTTATATGTATAGGAGTTTTCTTAGCTATTAAGGATATGTACTATATAATAGCAATACCAGTTATAATGTGGCTATTGGTTGAGAGAGTATATTGGAAAAGTTTTTATGAAGGAAAGAAGATGCTCTATAAGAAACAGTTTAAGAGTGCTGCTGGTAAGTTTGAATTTTTTTTAAAGGAGTTGGAGGATAAGCCATGGCTTAACAACCTTAAAATGTTCAATATAGGAATATACACTCACAATCTACAAGCACAGTGTTATAACAATATAGGAATATGCTATTTAGAATCTAAGTCATATAAAAAAGCTACTAAACACTTTAATAAAGCGATAGAGCTAGATGATATGTTTTGCATACCTTATTATAATTTAGCAATAATAAAGCTTATACATGATAATGAAGAAGAGGCTGGAGACTATCTATTACAATCGATAAAAAGAGGATACAACAAAGTAAAATTAAAACAGCTTAAAGGATATGTAATGATGAAATATAAGATGTAG
- a CDS encoding cache domain-containing protein has translation MKLTQKKINKNRFFMIIAIVLGFFLLAVYMLLSDINHTNKSVKRFDHFVRNEMRDIVRNEVLNRIDEIEYDLSMLHKEQNKIIKGKIEMIAHMLLSSDTAKINNMEERKIEFLKEFERIAKADKEYLYFALSTEGILLRSSTDDRREGKNIIDSKDQEGSYYIREMLKVINKQEGIYVTYYSPKEKDGEPLRKTSYCLYIPEFDIIIGTGSYDVDIEKVLKEATFSRIQSYYQDSEDYIFIVGYDGIAHVFGDNRLIGKSTKKIYDTNGKSIHKLFMEAIENDSEGYVNYDYYKRNSKEKSEKISFVKRLDMWEAYIAMGFHVDDLNQELNIHINDFKSEYYKELIFTLILMFFIGLVILYFVRKSLILQSQYIHQEEIVFEKLFQLSSEGILIVSNQGNVIFQNPIINKIIGENLSDYIDKEGQVYFNEISEDVYSIKNDNGRTYYIEWNKKSIIYHGIDSYIYFISDITSKFLKSNELEHMALYDELTKLPNRRKLIDDFKYIIENNTAKDSTVIAMIDLDYFKKVNDEYGHAIGDEVLKLVGECFTNKLRKRDQIYRLGGEEFIVLLRDITIEDAQSVLTNICNEFYDMSKERFGFPITFSGGATEVELNLYGEVCLGDVLNKADILLYKAKNKGRARIEI, from the coding sequence ATGAAGCTAACACAGAAAAAAATTAATAAAAATAGATTTTTTATGATTATTGCCATAGTTCTAGGATTTTTTTTGCTGGCGGTATATATGCTTTTATCTGATATAAATCATACTAATAAATCTGTAAAGCGGTTTGATCATTTTGTTAGAAATGAAATGAGAGATATTGTACGTAATGAAGTGTTAAACAGAATTGATGAGATTGAATATGATCTAAGTATGCTTCATAAAGAGCAAAACAAGATTATAAAAGGTAAAATTGAAATGATAGCTCATATGTTACTGAGTTCAGATACAGCAAAAATAAATAATATGGAAGAGAGAAAAATTGAATTTTTAAAGGAATTTGAAAGGATAGCTAAAGCTGATAAAGAATATTTATACTTTGCATTAAGTACAGAAGGTATACTTCTTCGCTCCAGCACAGACGATAGAAGAGAAGGTAAAAATATTATCGATAGTAAAGATCAAGAGGGAAGTTATTATATAAGAGAAATGCTAAAAGTGATAAATAAACAAGAGGGTATTTATGTTACATACTATTCTCCAAAAGAAAAAGATGGTGAACCTCTTAGAAAGACCTCATATTGTTTGTATATTCCTGAGTTTGATATAATAATAGGTACTGGTAGTTATGATGTAGATATTGAAAAAGTATTAAAAGAAGCAACTTTTTCTAGAATACAAAGTTACTATCAAGATAGTGAAGACTATATTTTTATTGTTGGATATGATGGAATTGCTCATGTTTTTGGCGACAATAGATTAATAGGGAAGAGTACTAAAAAGATTTATGACACTAATGGCAAATCTATTCATAAATTATTTATGGAAGCTATAGAAAATGATAGTGAAGGATATGTTAATTACGACTATTATAAAAGAAATTCTAAAGAAAAAAGTGAAAAAATTTCTTTTGTAAAAAGATTGGATATGTGGGAAGCGTATATAGCAATGGGATTCCATGTTGATGATTTGAATCAAGAATTAAATATTCATATTAATGATTTTAAGTCTGAATATTATAAGGAATTGATTTTTACATTAATTTTAATGTTTTTCATAGGGTTGGTTATATTATACTTTGTGCGTAAAAGTTTAATTCTTCAATCTCAATATATACATCAAGAAGAAATTGTATTTGAAAAGTTATTTCAGTTGTCATCTGAGGGAATTTTAATAGTTTCAAATCAAGGAAATGTAATCTTTCAAAATCCAATTATAAATAAAATTATTGGTGAAAACTTAAGTGATTATATTGATAAAGAAGGACAGGTATATTTTAATGAAATCAGTGAAGATGTGTATTCGATTAAAAACGATAATGGTAGAACGTATTACATTGAGTGGAATAAAAAAAGTATAATTTATCATGGTATTGATAGTTATATTTACTTTATTTCAGACATTACAAGTAAGTTTTTAAAATCAAATGAATTAGAACATATGGCTTTATATGATGAACTAACAAAATTACCAAATAGAAGAAAATTAATAGATGATTTCAAATATATAATAGAAAATAATACTGCCAAAGATTCTACTGTTATAGCTATGATTGATTTAGATTATTTTAAAAAAGTAAATGATGAATATGGTCATGCTATAGGAGATGAAGTCTTAAAGTTAGTAGGTGAGTGTTTTACTAATAAATTACGTAAACGTGATCAAATCTATAGATTAGGTGGAGAAGAATTTATAGTTTTACTTAGGGATATAACTATTGAAGATGCACAATCTGTGTTGACAAATATTTGTAATGAATTCTATGATATGAGTAAAGAAAGATTTGGATTTCCAATAACGTTTAGTGGTGGTGCTACGGAGGTTGAATTGAATTTATATGGAGAAGTTTGTTTAGGTGATGTGTTAAATAAGGCGGATATTCTTTTATATAAAGCTAAGAACAAAGGGCGTGCTAGAATAGAAATATAA
- the htrA gene encoding serine protease HtrA — MKRGGYFITGLIGAIIGSLLTLYIAPNFIFEDIQTGNGSQKNNNTQIVVNPNEEESIYKAVAKKAMPSVVGITTVTVEKDRFFGMTRQSSGVGTGVIVDERGYVLTNSHVIGDGNAREVNVLFYDGSNEKADVLWNDSTLDLAIIKVDKKGLPVAELGDSDHVEVGDIAIAIGNPLGLEFERSLTQGVISGLHRSIKVNEYESVEDMIQTDASINPGNSGGPLLNSKGQVVGINTAKIKTGEGLGFSIPINIAKPIVDQFIEKGEFKRVTLGIKAVDAKYFEDRMGEELAVDKGIYVYQIMADSPAAKAGMEAGDVIVKIEDNDIKTMGNLTRELYKHRPGDIVEVKVNRGGKEKVLKITF, encoded by the coding sequence GTGAAACGAGGAGGATATTTTATAACAGGTTTAATAGGTGCTATTATAGGAAGTTTACTTACTTTATATATAGCTCCAAACTTTATATTTGAGGATATTCAAACTGGAAATGGATCACAAAAGAATAATAATACTCAAATAGTAGTAAATCCAAATGAAGAGGAAAGTATATATAAAGCAGTAGCTAAAAAAGCTATGCCATCTGTTGTAGGTATAACTACAGTAACTGTTGAAAAAGACCGTTTTTTTGGAATGACTAGACAGTCAAGTGGAGTAGGAACGGGTGTTATTGTAGATGAAAGAGGATATGTGCTTACGAATTCTCATGTTATAGGAGATGGAAATGCAAGGGAAGTTAATGTACTTTTTTATGATGGAAGTAATGAAAAGGCAGACGTTCTTTGGAATGATTCAACTTTAGATTTAGCAATAATAAAGGTTGATAAAAAAGGACTTCCAGTAGCAGAGCTTGGAGATAGTGATCATGTAGAAGTTGGAGATATAGCGATAGCTATAGGAAATCCTCTTGGACTAGAGTTTGAAAGAAGTTTAACTCAAGGGGTTATAAGTGGATTACATAGAAGTATTAAGGTAAATGAGTATGAGTCTGTAGAAGATATGATTCAAACTGATGCATCTATAAATCCTGGTAATAGTGGAGGACCACTTTTAAATTCTAAAGGACAGGTTGTTGGTATAAATACAGCTAAAATTAAAACTGGAGAGGGATTAGGTTTTTCTATTCCTATAAATATTGCAAAACCTATAGTAGATCAGTTTATAGAAAAAGGAGAATTTAAAAGAGTTACTCTTGGGATAAAAGCTGTAGATGCTAAGTATTTTGAAGATAGAATGGGTGAAGAGTTAGCTGTGGATAAGGGTATATATGTGTATCAAATAATGGCAGATTCACCAGCAGCAAAAGCAGGAATGGAAGCAGGAGACGTAATAGTTAAAATAGAAGATAATGATATAAAGACAATGGGCAATTTAACTAGAGAGCTTTACAAGCATAGACCTGGTGATATTGTTGAGGTTAAGGTTAATAGAGGTGGAAAAGAAAAAGTATTAAAAATAACTTTTTAA
- a CDS encoding MBL fold metallo-hydrolase yields the protein MNFNYASVASGSCGNCHYLEYKDTKILIDAGLSGKKIEENLRKLDKNLENTAGILITHEHTDHIKGAGILSRRYNIPIYANRNTWDCMTDKLGKLKEDNIKFFDNDIPFIIGDINIKAFSIHHDAADPVGYTLNNGITKISVATDLGHVCDNIKSNLFESKLVVLESNHDVQMLKIGSYPYYLKQRVMSNKGHLSNEDAGKFCVELVERGTQKILLAHLSKENNFPELAFETVKGVLKEKNISIGKNLELEVLRRGTISNLYAV from the coding sequence ATGAATTTTAATTACGCTTCAGTGGCTAGTGGCAGTTGTGGAAATTGCCATTATTTAGAGTACAAAGATACTAAAATTTTAATAGATGCAGGTCTTAGTGGTAAGAAAATTGAAGAAAATTTAAGAAAATTAGATAAAAACCTCGAAAATACTGCAGGAATACTGATTACTCATGAGCATACGGATCATATAAAAGGTGCGGGAATTTTGTCGAGAAGATATAATATACCTATATATGCAAATAGAAATACTTGGGACTGTATGACAGATAAACTTGGGAAATTAAAAGAAGATAATATCAAATTTTTTGATAATGATATTCCTTTTATTATTGGGGATATTAATATAAAGGCTTTTTCTATTCATCATGATGCAGCTGATCCGGTAGGGTACACCCTGAATAATGGAATTACAAAAATAAGCGTAGCTACTGATTTAGGGCATGTATGTGATAATATAAAAAGTAATTTATTTGAATCAAAGTTAGTAGTTCTTGAGTCTAATCATGATGTACAGATGCTAAAGATAGGATCATATCCGTATTATCTTAAGCAAAGAGTAATGTCTAATAAAGGACATTTATCTAATGAAGATGCAGGTAAGTTTTGTGTAGAACTTGTAGAACGTGGAACTCAAAAAATATTACTTGCTCATTTAAGTAAAGAAAATAATTTTCCAGAGCTTGCTTTTGAAACCGTGAAAGGTGTTCTAAAAGAAAAAAACATATCAATAGGAAAGAATTTAGAACTTGAGGTTTTAAGAAGAGGAACAATATCAAATTTATACGCAGTGTAA